From Juglans regia cultivar Chandler chromosome 9, Walnut 2.0, whole genome shotgun sequence:
GAGGCTGTACTTTTCTTAATCTAATAAAAACAGACACGACCGGATccatctaataaaaaaaacactaccgGATCCACTCGTTCATATTAATACGAGATTaatgttatatactataatattattttattttaattatattaaataatatataaaatatttattattattaaatgattaaaaaatatataatcaataatcaataaatatatcacatcatatttaataaaataaaaataaaataataatatagtgtataaaattttcataatgtaAGTGACAGAAAAGCTTAATATAAGATAATGTGAACATAAATCTGCCATTAGATAttcttcttaaataaataagCGAAATTACTCAATCTGCATTGCATATTCTTTACTTATATCCTCCACGTCACTTAGGTATaagatttttttgataaattaaatgataaaatttgatctATATATCGTCTAAACACTTtatcaaaattcttttttcttaacagcttatatataagaattttgcGTAACCTTCATGGTCATATTATAAGGTTGTGGACTCGTTATGTTcctatttttacttttttttttcttgttaaaattaaagaaattttataaattaattttattgttttatataaaaaatatcttaagacCCAATCAACtgattaggcctcgtttgtttttaaaaaatatcttattttttcttatctcatcattacaatttttttaaatttctacataaaataaaataaataatttaactttttcaaaatttaaaataaaaataatattaaaaaatatattctaataatatttatttaaatttttaattttaatctcaatttattttatctcatctcattttttaaaataaacgaTTCCGAATATGATTGTTGACCTGTAGCAACTGTAATTCCCAGTaaccaaaataagaaaaaggtcGTCCTTGCTACATAACCATAATGTTGTTGTTGACCTGATtttcatagttttttttactCCATCCTACataatcgaaaaaaaaaaaaaaggaaatgcaacaaaatggaaaagcaacttcttcattcttttatataaaaaatgcaaacaATACACTAGCTATTTGTATTTATGGATATGATATTTTAgggattttaaattattttatctcattttatttcatctaaatattataatttattaaatttttatataaaatataataaataatttaattttttaatttttaaaataaaaattatattaaaatattatatccttatagaattttattcaacttttaccCACCTCATCTCCTGCCTTTCCGTCCAAATCGTTCTCTGCTGTCTCCCGCTGTTTCTtggcaaacaaacaaaaacaaccaaaacaaaCCTAACTccctcccccctcccctcccctcccggGGGCTAACTGTTGCGCGTCCTTCCTCAAATACCTCATGTTGCCACCCCACAACCGCTCTCTGTTTCTATAGGATTCtctgtttttaaaattaaaaaatcaatccTTTAGGGGATCATCCTAGTTTCTTCGTATCATGGGTGCCGGTTTATCTGTTTTTTTCTCAGGCATAACTGGGTCTGATTGTTCCAATGGGTCTTTGTCTTTGCAATCGAAACCCAGTTTGGGAGACTTACCTGAGAGCTGTGTAGCCCTGGTTCTGGCCTCCTTGGACCCTCCAGAGATTTGCAAATTGGCGAGGCTGAATCGGGCTTTTCGTGGGGCTTCGTGGGCCGATTATCTGTGGGAATCGAAGTTGCCGTCTAATTATCAAGTTCTTGTTAGGAAAGTGTTCGGTGAGTTGCCGGGGGATTTGGGTAAGCGGGAGATATACGCGAGGCTTTGTCAGGCTAATAGTTTCGATTGTGATACCAAGGTATTGttctttttggttctttttGGTTGTCCTCTGTTTGCGTGCCGAGGAAGTTTGGAATGATTGAACAATGCCCCATCTTGAGCAATTTTTTGATCGGTGTGGTGGGGCTGTCGTTCATGTGGAAGTAAATAAGGATTTTTCCTCGGGAACTAATACGGTTAATTCATAAGATTGGGAATTTGTTTAGTGTTTGTTTTGGTTCGTTTGTATCGAATTCGTTTAATAGTTTTACtctgtttgggtaatgagaaacaaggtaagaaaataaaatgaactttggaattcttagaattttttaattaattgagcGGGGATGAAATTATTTGGTTTAGTAGTGACATTTTTTTTAGGTTTGGATTTGGAGTAAGCCCGTGACGAGAATGCAAAATAAACATCTCTTTATATTAAGATCACGTTTCTCGTAATTTTAGGGCAGAAGTTTTACTCTCTGACTTGATGGGAATTGGTTTTAAATATAATCACAAGAACATGTAGAATAAGATTcggatttttattttcttctactttcttgGTGGCCAATCATGAGCTCTTCTTCTTGATTTGGATCTGATGAGTTGGTATAAAAATTGGAATTTTGGCAGAAATTTTGGCTGCATAAAAGTACCGGTGGTGTTTGTTTGTCCATTGCTTCAAAAGGGTTATCGATCACTGGGATTGATGATCGAAGATATTGGAGTCATATCCCAACGGAAGAATCTGGGTGAGATTCAtgcactcttttttttatttttatgtgatgattttGACGGAAATGGGAAACATTATATGTTTCTGTCCTATATCTTTTAGACggttttttctgaaaaaaagaaaaagttatctTAGATGGATGATGGAAACTCCAGTCGTTCGGGGAATTCCATTGCTGGAATGTGTCAAAGTAGGTTTCTTCTCATCAATAATGCTTGAAATTTCGAGAATTTATTGCATTGGGAAAATTTGTATGTCTGTTGTAACGTTTTAGGTGGTACTTGCcccaaaaaaatcttttagatGGATGATGGATACTCCAACCATTCCAAGAATTCTCTTGCTGGAGTTTGTCAAAGTAGGTATTTGATTTCAGAAGGATTTTATTAGCTGAATTCGAAAAGatgttcattttttgtttttggtttcaaATTCAGATAGCTTATTTCCGGTTTGGGTTTGTCTGTGGACTGCACATCAAAGTAGGTTTTTCATCAATAAtgcttgaaaaaagaaaatcatcgGCTCttcaaaaattatgtatttgatttcaGAAGGATTTTATTAGCTGAATTCGAAAAGatgttcattttttgtttttggtttcaaATTCAGATAGCTTATTTCCGGTTTGGGTTTGTCTGTGGACTGCACATCAAAGTAGGTTTTTCATCAATAAtgcttgaaaaaagaaaatcatcgGCTCttcaaaaattatgtatttggtTTCATAAGGACTTTATTAGCTTAGGCGGAAGTTGATACACTGCACCTTGTAAACCCTCCTTCTCAGCATAATTTCAGGAAAACAGTTCTTGGAAAATAATTATTGGCTTCTGTACAACCACAAGTTATTACATTCAGGTCATTTGAAGAATTTCGTATACCGTTAAGTTTACCCTCGCCACTAACAGATCAAAGTAACTATGATTAGGAGCTGGTCATGTTAAGACAAGAAGAGCAGAATTACTAAGAAAACTATTAGAGAAGTGAGCTAAATTTAAATATGGAATTCCAGAGTATGCTGAAACGTTAGCAGCACATGAATGGGTAAGAGAGTTGATTACACCTAGACTCTATGAAAATCAGACGCTACATAGCAGGCCGGTTACTTGACTGCGATTGAGGAGAGCTTTGGGGAGAAGTAAAGAAAGACTAACTGAGTTTTAACGTCACACACAAACAAATTGAGATCTTTGGTCTGAAATTGGATTTCACCAGTCAGATTGAAAGCTTTATCAGatattcaaattaattgtttctctttcccttttcctttttcttgcaCTGTTGCTCACTTGATCTCAAAGTAGATATTCATAGCCTGTCAACTATTATTCAAAGCCAGGGCATTCTTAAAGTCTATGGTAAGATGTTAACTTTTTTCGCTCAACTTTGTGCATCTTTAGATTGATTAGAAAAACTTTCAGCAATTAAAAGCTTATGTTGGAACTTGAGGTGGTAAAGGTTTCATAATCTACTGCACAGCTTCTGTTGGTGAGTGACGTAGCCACACTTTCTTACTTGTGATGGTGATGCTTTCTTCTGTGCTGGTGCAATAATTGCGGTTGTATCACTTGAATATGCTGCTTATTTCTTTATCTACGTGGGTAATGGAGGTCGTATCAGTTGAATATGCTCGTATTTCTTTTATCTATGTGGGCAATGGAGTACTGGAATTGATTTAGACCTCCTCTTCCTTTACATGTAGATTTCGCACGGTTGCATACGTCCAGCAAATTTGGTGGTTTGAAGTTGATGGCGAGGTAGAGTTCCCATTTCCAATGGGAACATATAGCCTATTCTTCAGGCTGCAGCTGGGACGGACATCCAAGTGGTTTGGTCGCCAAATTTCTAACACCGAGCATGTTCACGGATGGGACATAAAGCCAGTGCAGTTTCAGCTATGGACTTCAGATGGTCAGCATGCCGCATCAAAGTGCTTTCTGAATGTAACAAAATGGAAATACTATCACGTTGGGGATTTTGTCGTAGATAAGTCCAATGCAGCAACTAAAATTAAGTTCTCTATGACCCAGATTGATTGCACGCACACCAAAGGTGGTCTCTGTTTAGATTCTGTAGTTATATACCCAAGTGAAtttagggagaggttgaagcgTTTTTAAATTAACCTCTGTAGGTATGAAGTTGTGTCATAAAGAAGTAGGAAAAGAAGAGTTCTACAGATACCAGGTGATTTTTATAAGCCTAGAGTGAGtttgattgtttgtttgtttattagGCGAGGCGATGTGTATATTTATGTGTTCAATTGGTCTAATCAGAGTGTAAAGATGTGCACTTCAACGGTTTAACATCTCCTGAAAAGGGCTTCTGGCATGGATTTTGTATAATAAAGGCTAGCTGAAGTTTGAGTGCCCTGATATTATGTGCATCTTTTTTCTCTAAGCCTTGGGCAGCTTCGTACTGCTCCAACTTGTGTTTCTGGTTTTGCAACAGTACTGCAGCCTAGAGATGCTGGAGTCCTGAGCAGGATTGAGAACTTACCATATTGGTCAAAGGCCGAGCATATAACAAACGAGGCCGATTTATGAAATGTTATTTTCCTTGATAACGTCTGTATTTTGACCAGACTCGGACCATCAATAATCCCCTACTCAATCATTCATCACAAGCACAAGCAAACAGATTTAATCCAAATTCAAGTGATGAGTACTATTTTACAAGCAGTGTTGTTACAAAAAGACGTCATCAAGGCCATTCAAAAGAAGATTGCGAGGATATCTCTCCCCCCAaaaaaccaggaaaaaaaaaaaagattgtgaggATATCAATTTACAGCAGAAGATATGTAGCATTGAGCTTCATGTAAGAACAGCAGAAGGCTCAATACAGCTCAATACAACTCAATACAAGTCTATGCTAGCTACTTCCCAGCATTCTGTTACATCCACTAAAAGtcaaactcacaaactaaccCAAAATGTAAAACAAGTTCTCTTTCTCTATCAAAGAAAAAACTCCATGGGGATATAGCTCTCCAATGATGCAAGAAACCAAAACTTGTGAGGCCATTAATTTGGTTGCTCATGGTTGTTGGGCCTGCGGTATGGCATGTATCTATGGTCCTTTGCAgcattcttccttcttcttttctcgATAAAGGCATCGAGCTTACCAGATGCCTGAGCGAATGAggggaaaaaatatattagagaACTCAACCCAATGGTTGTTGTTACACGTGACATTTTTCACATCAGAATAGAAGTTGAATATACACCCTCCTTTATAAAAGAAACCATACCTTGAGATCTTCATATTTCTCAACTAGCCTTTGCTTCTGGAGTGCACCTGCAAAAAAACAGAAGCAAGTGACTGGGTGAGCTCATCCATTTATTTAATCATGCAACACAGAGCAACCACCATATATCTCCACCATCACTATCAATTATGGGACAGAGCCCCCACGCATTAACAGAGTGCCACTGCCACCACTAATTAATCTCATGCCCATGTATTTTAACCAAATATATTTTGCTAGGCAACAGAAAACATTAGAGTGGAGATTTCCAGCCTCATCACTTTGATTCAGAAGCTTGAATTACCAACATCAGACCGTGGTAAAATAGCAGCACTCAGCtccacacacacgcacacacatagATGAAGGTAACATTACTTTTAGAGAGATAAAATGGTTGTTTTCCTCTCTTTGctgcttctctctctttcttcttgtgTTCAGCCAGAATTGCTGCATCAGTACGCTGACCTGACTCAGACTTCAACTGCTTTTCCTGAAAAGAAGGTGAACCAtaggaaaaaaatgatatttaaatccattaacatttCAGATAGACTGGAACGAATCTAGACgaatttataacattttaagaTAAATGACCACAACCAATGTCACGTTTCTTTCCAAGAAGTCCAGCACTTACAATCCAAGTTATGTGGCTCTTTAATTCACCAATGACTTCTGGGTTATTTGATTTTGCTAATTGCTTCCGTAGTTCCTGTTATATCCAAAGTAGAGTTCATAGAGAAGAAATTAATacatgagaagaaaaaatagaaaacatatTTCACACAGTTCATTAATTCAGAACCTCACCTCTCTTTCAGCAGGAAGATTACCCCTCTTTCAGTAGGTGACAACAGTAGGAAAATTGATCAGTAGAGATCCACTTAAATTTCAGAGACAAAacttaagagaaaaatataacatgGCGAGACAAAGACCAGGTCAATGGTCATCAGGTCATGGGGTGCTGGGTAAGGCCATGAGTTCAAATATTGCGGAgaggagtaatgctacatacaatcataGGTTGTGCAAACACCgcacactctttttgaaaaagagtgggttccaccattaaaaaattaattttttcatatgggtcccatgtttactcactttttcaaaagaagtgcgCGACACTTGGGCActctatgactgcaaatatcatttctctatggAGAATGTGTGTTACTTTCCCAGAGGGCAGGAACTTACCATCCAAGATatgctgttttgaaatctgcTTATGGCATCTGGATCCTTGGATTTGTCTAACTTCTTCCGTTCTTTCTGTCATGTCCAAAACAAAGTTCATGTAAGAGAAACtaacaagtaaaaatattgaaaacaaattttACACCTCATAAATTGCGTGGATACCTCTATTATATCAGGATCATATTTCTTaaagagaaaattatatttgctcCTAAACCTGTAAGATCCAATATACATATTACGcatacaacaacaaaaataactgaaaaaagGTAGTTGTACAAAAGATAGTGGAAAAAGAAGACAGCATCATATACttaacaaaagagagagagcgggAGACTTACTGTTTGGCatcaaatgcaccacataaagATTCAAAACGGGGGTCACGTATGACCTGTGTACATGACAAAAGTTAATGTCATCCGGCATGCAGCTATAAAAGAGCTTATAGAAACAACCACAAAGATTGCTAGCGCAGGTTAAAAAACTTCTACCATAACTAAATAAGACTTTTATTGGTGGTTTTTTACCAATAAATCATGTGGTGGATTCAAGAAACTTGGTGCATTTATGAATTTCCAATTACAAAAGTTATTGAGTGAATAATGTTTTGTTTCAATGTGATTTCCATCTCAGACTCCAAGATCACAAAATTTGACCAGTCCCACCATAGCAATGAGGATTAAAAGAGCCTTTTAGAAATACACTAGCAAAATATGTATCATTATTGACATGCAATAGTaattgaattttgagaattaGACTCTATGCATAAAAATTCAATATCGTTAAAGCAAGTTGGCCATTCATTTGCCATTTAAGTATATGCAAAATCCATGCCCTGTCCTTGCTAAAGTTGTTTCTTcaagaaaaaactatttttcataacaaggatttgatgcCCTATCTACTACTCAGGATTCACAGGTGAAACATAATAAAACCTCGAGTGCAAGCAGCATATCATGGCTGCTTCGTTTAAACTCTGAAACTACCCCACCCTTATTGTGCATAAAACCTTCTTGACAAAACATATCACAGAGCactaaagaagaaaatactcattctacaaaacccaaaaaaattataaatcagtAAGCATCTGACTCCTTCAgtttcataacaaaaaaaaccaCAATATTGAACACTATCCCAACAGAATTCTCTGCAAAAACAATATCTTATATTTGCTCAATCAACTCACCCTCTTAGGAGCTTGAACCACCTCTCTAAACCTACGAACCGGCTTCTTGCTACTTGCCTCCATCGGCCTTCACAAAATTCCACAAAATCAGTTATTTTTGCACAATTTAAAAGCACTAATAAGCTCACCAAACCAGCCAACCATTACCTATTCTTGTTGGCCCTCCCAGGTTTCTTTTCCTCATGGTGCTTTTTATTCAGCGAATGCTTTTTATACTCAAAATGCGACCCATCCGAAAGCGCTCGTTGCAATTCTTCGAATGTAGCATCGGCGAGCTCGCGCTctatctcctcctcctcctcctcttcctcctattcaaaaattaaaaaaattttcattatttaaaaagatttatatgaaaaacgcccaaaaatttaactaaaaattctaaaattcaaaaccaataaataaaaatgatgcgGTCCTGGGCCTGGGATAGTTATACCCACGTATTCAGAAGAGGACGATTTGTGTTCATCGCTGTCCTCGAACTTTGTCTTGCTTGAATGGGAGACCAGATTATCAGGTTTCTTCATCATCGACATCTGAATCAAACAGATTTGTTGTCCCTAAAGTTGAATTGCTGTTTCAAGGAATACTCGGATTCAGGAATGTATaacttttgtatttttataatttgagattAAACTTGAGATTCTATGAGGACACGAGTGAAATAAAGACCAACTCACTTAAATACACTTAAAAAGACCAATTCACCTATAACCCGGATTTAGCCAAACCCATCTATCCAAATCTATTTGTTCTGAATACTTTCACTTAGCCCAAAGGTAACACAACCATTGTACAAACCAAATCCTCACCATTTCAAAAATACTCATGTTAATATAACTACACAAAACTCACTGTTATCTTACACGTGAAAGCCATAACCCTTCATAACATCAACTGCCAACAAAACCACGCCCAATATACTCCACAATGGCCAAACAGTACAAATCCACCACAAACCCGAttttccaaattcgaactcAATACCAATTTCCACCCTGATCTTAACATCCAACAAACCTCAACCTACCGACTGAACAAGCGCCATAACAGCAACGAAATTTTCCAACTAATCACATATCTTACCTGTGGTGCGAGGTACTCCAAGAAGGGTGTGGCGGAGGCTGTGGAAAATTGTAGGGGAAGGAACTAACAGTGAGACGGAGAGCAAATAAACGGACACAGAGAGTAAAACAGAGAGATAGAGAAcgactgagagagagacagatagAGAGTCAATGGAGCGGTGGACGGGGACTTACCGGCACTGGGGTACGACGTGATTGGCGGCAACGTGCCCTGCAAGGACGGAGTACGAGGCAACGGCAGGGTAGAAACCGAGGGCTGGAAACGGTGTGGGCGGCGGCGTGCGACGGACGAGGCAGAGGGGCTGGAAGAACGGCGTGGGGAAGGGCGGCAGGCGTGACGAAGCTACAACCAGAGACGGCAGGGGATTGCGGCGGCCACGGAAACTCacagtggagagagagagacgagtgGGGGGCGGCAGCAAATATACAGAGAACAAAGGAGGAGTTATGTCATGACCCTGGGAAGCTCGGTTGAATCACCATCCTCCAAGTGATCTAATGGTATATGCTGATTGCACGTGTccctgttcttttttttttaatatgtttccCTGTGCTGTTAATTGCTTTGTAGTGTCGTGGGCCATGTTTGCCTAATGGTCTTGTATACAAGACGTGGGCCATGTTGGCCGAGTCATTAGGGAGATCCAGCTTATATTAGGTTCTGTTGCTTACTTGTCGGCCCATGTTTCGGAAGTCTGTTAAGAGTCCATGTTATTtcctaattttttgaaaaaaaaaaattaagtaaatacgaaaatttcataaaaaatattaatttcttaataatagatctcattctttttcaaaataattgtatagTATTTATGCACTTTATGTCGATATCTAACATTAACGGTTCATGATTTTCATTactagtttgaaaattttggagttAATTGCAATTTGAGACGTGGGGAACCGTCAAGCCAATATAGAGTGAGCCATGTTTTTCAATATTGTAATGTCGTGGCTAATTTTCTTGCCAAGTAGAGAGCTGGTGATTTAAATTCGGATTGACCTAGTAATCATATATTGCCTAGTAGTCTTACAGGTCTTCTCTGTGTGAACAAAATTAGTCTCTCTTATTTGCAAGTCTCGTAATGCTATTCCTGGTAAgaagtttttttgtttatttgtttctcttATTCTCAGTTGCACATGTCTTTTCTTGCAGGTTTTAGTTGTTTTGTCTAAGGTTTGTTCTATAATGCCTAGTTTTGGTTTATCCAGTACTTCattgatattttgttttgtaaccGGACGTCttaataattttgatgcatgcattttgattttttgattaTATGTATCTCTAGGTGTTTTGTTGTTACAACGGTTTTCCTTTGCCACAAGTTaggatcattaataaaatttggataccgtcttcttttcttaaaaaaaaaaaaaaaacctaccaattattattgtttattttaacttttaagttagCATTGACAAGTCAGGGCTTGAACCACAAAATGCGCCGTTCGGTACTcttagttttcctttttttttaagtggcaGGCTGGTTATGCTCTTGGGTTAGACCTCGAACAGGCgatgatgagtgtacgaaagtgcactctaaataccttattattagactaaaatgctaaaatatgagtaaaaattatagaaattaatttacatgaatgaatttattcttttatttattctgAGTTATTTTTAagcacaaatttttttatatttaatttcagagttcATAAATTAAATGGCATACATTTTGACTTAGACCTGGCaccaaaagacaaaagaaatgGAGTAGCTTTATTCCTCTTGGAAGGCAAGCAGACTTGGATGACACCTTATCTTTTGGTTGGAGACGAAAGAAATGAAGAGTGACTTCCTTTTTAGAGTGGAGACGTGGGAAAGGAAATGAGaggtttttgaatttattttaacctagtcttcctttttgttttaggGGGGAGAcgtaggaaaaaaaatgtttgtttttgGCTTGGCCTGGTTTGGATGCTCACATACAGATCaagaatacaaaattctcatggCTGccatttgtttctattttttccctaagatttttgttgtccattatatttatgggtaactaaattctcaagtagggttagggatgaacttgcacagtagatgatatttttatttattttttaatttatgtatttgattttcaattactaaaacttttttgttttatcattttcaattcattattgATGTTTTCTGATCcgaataatcataaaatttattctatttatggattcagtcatgcATTTTCTATTTAATAGATTAGctatttgattatgtttaaatcaattatttatctatattgatttaattctttgctacaatatcgcttcctgagtatattgtTATCGTTGAAT
This genomic window contains:
- the LOC108997100 gene encoding F-box protein PP2-A12 translates to MGAGLSVFFSGITGSDCSNGSLSLQSKPSLGDLPESCVALVLASLDPPEICKLARLNRAFRGASWADYLWESKLPSNYQVLVRKVFGELPGDLGKREIYARLCQANSFDCDTKKFWLHKSTGGVCLSIASKGLSITGIDDRRYWSHIPTEESGFRTVAYVQQIWWFEVDGEVEFPFPMGTYSLFFRLQLGRTSKWFGRQISNTEHVHGWDIKPVQFQLWTSDGQHAASKCFLNVTKWKYYHVGDFVVDKSNAATKIKFSMTQIDCTHTKGGLCLDSVVIYPSEFRERLKRF
- the LOC108997099 gene encoding ribosomal RNA processing protein 36 homolog, which produces MSMMKKPDNLVSHSSKTKFEDSDEHKSSSSEYEEEEEEEEIERELADATFEELQRALSDGSHFEYKKHSLNKKHHEEKKPGRANKNRPMEASSKKPVRRFREVVQAPKRVIRDPRFESLCGAFDAKQFRSKYNFLFKKYDPDIIEKERKKLDKSKDPDAISRFQNSISWMRGNLPAEREELRKQLAKSNNPEVIGELKSHITWIEKQLKSESGQRTDAAILAEHKKKEREAAKRGKQPFYLSKSALQKQRLVEKYEDLKASGKLDAFIEKRRRKNAAKDHRYMPYRRPNNHEQPN